One part of the Desulfonema ishimotonii genome encodes these proteins:
- a CDS encoding YwqG family protein translates to MLSADIIKEKLTKHGLKPFADKIITRMKPCLRISCKPVAGKLPVGTSKIGGQPDLPEAFPWPEWRNRPLSFLAQFNLGEIAAFPSAEVLPGEGLLLFFYDAEQSTWGFDPEDIGSWQVLHIRETSLSPRPFPDDLTEYARYRECVSAFTEQISLPEAYFSLSEQLCLSDRQMRNYAACLEELMGEDAAGHRLLGYPDTIQGDMQLACQLVSNGLFCGDPSGFNDPRARVLKAGMWDWQLLFQLTSDDPARMMWGDSGKVYFWIRQQDLARADFKKCWMMLQCC, encoded by the coding sequence GTTATCTGCGGATATAATAAAAGAGAAACTGACAAAACACGGGCTGAAACCGTTTGCTGATAAAATCATAACGCGGATGAAGCCCTGTCTCCGCATCTCCTGTAAACCGGTGGCCGGAAAGCTTCCGGTCGGCACTTCAAAAATCGGGGGACAACCGGACCTGCCGGAGGCTTTTCCCTGGCCCGAATGGCGGAACAGGCCGCTCTCTTTTCTGGCCCAGTTCAATCTGGGGGAGATCGCCGCTTTCCCATCGGCAGAGGTGCTTCCCGGCGAAGGCCTGCTGCTTTTTTTTTACGATGCGGAACAGAGTACCTGGGGCTTTGACCCCGAAGACATCGGCAGTTGGCAGGTGCTGCATATCCGGGAAACATCGCTTTCGCCGAGGCCGTTTCCCGATGACCTGACGGAATATGCCCGCTACAGGGAATGTGTGTCTGCTTTTACAGAACAGATTTCCCTGCCCGAAGCGTACTTCTCGCTGAGTGAACAGCTCTGCCTCAGTGACCGACAGATGCGAAATTATGCAGCGTGTCTGGAGGAACTGATGGGCGAAGATGCTGCCGGACACCGGCTTCTCGGCTACCCTGACACCATACAGGGCGATATGCAGCTGGCATGTCAGCTGGTCTCAAATGGCCTGTTCTGCGGTGATCCGTCCGGTTTTAACGACCCCCGTGCCAGAGTACTGAAGGCGGGCATGTGGGACTGGCAGCTTTTGTTTCAGCTCACGTCGGATGATCCGGCCAGGATGATGTGGGGCGATTCGGGCAAGGTCTATTTCTGGATCAGACAGCAGGATCTGGCACGGGCGGATTTTAAGAAATGCTGGATGATGCTTCAGTGCTGCTGA